The DNA region CCGGCCAGAATCAGGGCGCCAAGGGCGGCCTCGGAGACCACGGGCAGAAACGTTGCGGCCAGGAAGGACAGGATGAAAAGCCCGGTCAGTCCGTATTCAAGGAGCAACTCTTCCATGTCAGGACGTGAACAGAAATGCGTTGGGGGTGGACGCAACACTGGGCCTCTTGCCCAAAACCCGCATGGCGTTCTCCGTCATGTCCTCGCGGGTGAGCCCCCGCGCCAGCTCCGGCCAGAGGCTGTGGCCGAAAACGAAATTGGCGGCCAGATAGGGCAGGTATTTCTTGTACATCTTGATGGCCCGGGTAGGCTCGAAATGTCTCCAGATGGCGTCGATGAGCTTCAGCGCCGTGTTCAGGAAGATGTCCTCATCGGGCTCGAAGCCATGCACCAGCTGGGCGAAAATCCAGGGCCGGGCGATGGCCATGCGGCCGATGGACACTCCCGCGCAGCCGGTCTCGGCGACCATCCGGACGCAATCCCCGCCTGAAAAAGCGTTGCCGTTGCCGAGCACGGGAATCGAAACGGCGTCGGCCACGGCCCGGATGTGCGCCCATTTGGGCGGCCGGGACCTGCGATCCGGGGCAATGCGCGGGTGAAAGGTCAAAAGATCCGCGCCCGCGTCCTCGAAACGCCTGGCCAGGTCCACGGCCAAATCCGGAGAGTTTTCCCAGCCGCTGCGGAACTTGACCATGACCGGACAACGCACGGCCTGCCGCACGGCCCGCACGATGGCCACGGCGCGTACCGGATCCTTGAGCAGCGCCGCCCCGTATCCCTTCTTGCAGATGGCGGCCACGGAGCAGCCCATGTTGATGTCCACGCCCATGAGCCCTTCGGCCTCGATGCGCCTGGCCGCCCCGGCCATGACTTCGGGCTCGCCCCCGAAAATCTGGCAGACAAGACGGCTGGCCTCCTCGTCGCGCCAGCGGAACACGGGGGAATGATGACGGCTCTCCTGCGGCACGGCGCGGGCGTTGCACATCTCCGTGACCATGAAACCATACCCGCCGAATCCGCCGAGCACTTCCCGAAAGGCCACATGCCCAAGACCAGCCATGGGCGCAAGGACAAGGCGCGAAGGCAGGGTCACGGAGCCGACGCTCAAGGGATCCGAAAAAAAAGCGGGGTGCTGCATGGGCGCGTTCTCCACAAAACCGGAAAAATCGGGAACAGGAGCCGAAACGGCCAGGAACGAAAAAGCTGAAAAAGCGCCCTCCACCGGGGAAGAGCGCTTCGGAAGATGAACCCGGCAAGAAAAATCAGGAAAGCATGAAAACCCGAATGACGCCGATTCCGGTGATTATCTGCACCAAGGCCAGTATCACTGCCACCGTATTGAAAACGGCGTGCACCAGAGGCAGATAGCGGCGTTTCATCCTGTTGCGATCCATGATCACGCCCGTGATATACCCACCCGCGATGCAGGGCATCATCAACTGGCCGATCCAGTAATGGTTGCCGGTGATGGTGTTCTGGCCCCAATACTGGCCGACGGCATAGAGGCCAAGGACCAGTCCGCTCATCCACAGAATGTGCGCGTACTTGCCGAGCCGGACATGTTCGGCCCACATGAACTTGCCTTTCTTCCCCAGGTGGTTGGCCTGAAAGCGTGGCCATCCGAGGGACAAGACGTACAGGGCCAGGCCGGTGGCCGCGAGTTGAAGCAGAGGATGAATCCAGAGCATTGTGCACTCCTTGAAAGGCAAAGTGTGGGCGAAAGCATCCGCCGCATGGTGGCGGACAGGTGAGTGCATAGATGAGGGGGCCATGATTGACAAGGCCTCCCTCGCGCGCCAGGCAGGCGACCTAGCCGATTGCCCCGGCCCTTACAGCCCTGCGCCGGGCCATCCAGCCCCTGGCTCCGTCCTGCAATGAACACAGCACCGGCACCACGACCAGGGTCAGCAGGGTGGCCACAAGAAGTCCGAAAATGACCGCCACGGCCATGGGCCCCCACCACTGCGCCGACTCCGACTCCGTGATCAGCTCCAGCCTGAAGAAGTCAAAGCTCACCCCGAGGGCCATGGGCAAAAGGCCAAGGATGGTGGTCACGGCCGTGAGCAGCACCGGGCGGAAGCGGGTCAGTCCGGCCGTCATCAGCGCCTCGCGCGTTTCCATGCCCGTGGTTTTGAGCTGCTCGAAGTAGTCGATGAGCACGATGGCGTTGTTGACGACCACCCCGGCCAGGGAGATGACGCCCACGCCAGTCATGATGATCCCGAAAGCCGTACCGGTGAGCAAAAGCCCCGCGAAGACCCCGATGAAGGACAGCACCACAGAGGTCAGCACGATGAGCGGTGTG from Desulfomicrobium apsheronum includes:
- a CDS encoding tRNA dihydrouridine synthase; translated protein: MQHPAFFSDPLSVGSVTLPSRLVLAPMAGLGHVAFREVLGGFGGYGFMVTEMCNARAVPQESRHHSPVFRWRDEEASRLVCQIFGGEPEVMAGAARRIEAEGLMGVDINMGCSVAAICKKGYGAALLKDPVRAVAIVRAVRQAVRCPVMVKFRSGWENSPDLAVDLARRFEDAGADLLTFHPRIAPDRRSRPPKWAHIRAVADAVSIPVLGNGNAFSGGDCVRMVAETGCAGVSIGRMAIARPWIFAQLVHGFEPDEDIFLNTALKLIDAIWRHFEPTRAIKMYKKYLPYLAANFVFGHSLWPELARGLTREDMTENAMRVLGKRPSVASTPNAFLFTS
- a CDS encoding DUF4079 family protein produces the protein MLWIHPLLQLAATGLALYVLSLGWPRFQANHLGKKGKFMWAEHVRLGKYAHILWMSGLVLGLYAVGQYWGQNTITGNHYWIGQLMMPCIAGGYITGVIMDRNRMKRRYLPLVHAVFNTVAVILALVQIITGIGVIRVFMLS